GGTCCTGAGGAACTACTATTTATTCAAGGTAAAAATGAACAAGGAATGGTTCATGCAGCGACTGCTTATGCAAAGCAAAAAAATCGTTTAGAAATATTTGCTTGTACTACATCGATTGGTCCAGGTGCCTTAAATATGGTAACAGCAGCTGCAACTGCTACTGTTAATCGAATTCCAGTATTACTTTTACCAGGAGATAATTTTGCATGTAGGCAGCCAGACCCAGTTCTTCAACAAATTGAAAACACATCAGATTATACAATTAGTGCGACGGATGCATTTAAACCAGTTAGTAAATATTGGGATCGTATTGTACGTCCTGAACAGTTAATGACAGCCGCTATTAATGCAATGCGCGTTTTAACTGATCCAGTTGAAACGGGTGCAGTAACCCTTGCTTTACCACAAGATGTTCAATCTGAAGCTTATGATTATCCGATGCAATTTTTTCAAAAGAGAGTACATCACATTGATCGAAGACCAGCTGTAAAATCGGTCCGTGAACGTGCGCTTCAGTTGATTCTACGAAAGAAGAAACCTCTTATCATTGCTGGTGGAGGTGTACATTACTCATTTGCAACCGAAGAACTTGTAAAATTTGCAGAAGCCTTTCAAATTCCGGTATCTGAAACACAGGCAGGGAAAAGTTCGATTCCGTGGGATCATCCTTTAAATGTAGGAGCCATTGGAGTGACAGGCTCTTTAGCAGCAAACAAATTAGCCAAACAAGCTGATTTAATCATTGCGGTCGGTACTAGATTAGGAGACTTTGCAACTGGCTCAAAAATAGCTTTTCAAAATAGTGAAGTTGAGTTTTTAGGAATTAATACTAGCTCTTTTGACGCGATGAAACTAGATGCGACATTCATCGTTGCAGATGCAAAAGAGGCTTTAAGTAGTTTACATGAAGCACTACTAAATAATGAATATCGTAGCTCTTATCAACAAAATGAAATTCGCTTACTGAAGGCGGAATGGGATCGGGAAGTTGATAGATTATACAGCGTTGAAATGAAAGAAGGTTTATCACAAACAAGGGTCATGGGAGAAATAAATCATTTAATAAATGATGAAGATATTATCGTATGTGCAGCCGGTAGTTTACCTGGTGATTTACATCGCTTATGGAGAAGTAAAAAACCGAAAACATATCATATGGAATATGGTTTTTCCTGTATGGGATATGAAGTTTCGGGCGCATTTGGTGCAAAAATGGCAGAACCAAATCGCGAAGTTTACGCATTTGTTGGGGATGGAAGTTATTTAATGCTTCACTCAGAATTAGTAACTAGTTTACAAGAGGATTATAAAATTACTATCCTTTTATTTGATAATCACGGTTTCCAATGTATTCATAACTTGCAAAAAGGCCACGGTAGTGAAGGTTTTGGTAATGAATTTAAATATCGTTCAAATGAAAAAAGACGCTTAAGTGGAGAGTATATGAATTTTGATTTTGCTAGCCATGCTAGAAGCTTAGGTGCAAATGCATATACAGTGACAACAATTGATGATTTACGTAAAGCTTTAGAAAAAGCAAAGCAAGAAACTACTTCAACTCTCATTGAAATAAAAGTTTTGCCAGGAACAAATACTGACGGATATGAATCATGGTGGAGAGTAGGTGTTTCAGAAGTTTCGAATAGTTCAAAAGTTGTAAAAGCTCATCAAGAAATGAAAACAAATATTCAACTGACAAAGCCTTATTAATGATGGGAGTGAGTAGAATGTCAAAACTAATTGTTCATAGCTTGAGTGAGCCAAAAGCGGATGGAAATGTAATTAAAATAACACCTGAATCGGCAAATTGGGAATATGTCGGATTTGAAGCTTATGTTCTGAAGAAAGGGCAATCTCTAAAAAAACAAACTTTTAACCAAGAAGTTTGCATCGTGTTACTAAGCGGAAAAGCGAATGTTTATACGAAACAAGAAATCTGGGAAAATATCGGTAAACGAATGAATATTTTCGAGAAAATCCCTCCATATTCCGTTTATATTTCATTAAACGATTTTTATCATATAGAAGCGATCACTGAACTTGAAATTGCTGTCTGTTCAGCTCCAAGTAATGGCACTTACCCATCTCGTCTTATTTCACCAGAAGATGTAGGGGTAGAGATTCGAGGGGCTGGTAATATTCAACGCCAGGTGCATAATATTTTACCAGAAAATGAGCCAGCAGACAGTTTATTAGTTGTCGAGGTTTTTACACCAGAAGGAAATTCATCTAGTTATCCACCACATAAGCATGATCAAAATAATTTACCACATGAATCGATATTAGAAGAAACGTACTATCATCGAGTGAATCCAAATCAAGGCATAGCAATTCAAAGAGTTTATACAGACGATTTATCACTTAATGAAACAATGACTGTCAGAAATGGAGATGCCGTTCTTGTTCCAAAAGGCTATCATCCAGTTTCAGCTCTTCCAGGTTACGAGCTTTATTATTTAAATGTCATGGCAGGACCAAATCGTACATGGAAATTTCAAAATGATCCAAATCATGAATGGATCTTAAATCACAAACTTGCTTTGAAATCATAGAAGGTAGGAGAGAATATGAATCATTTAACGTTTCGTAATCAATCACCAATCGATTTTATTGCTCTTGGTAGATTATGTATTGACCTGAATGCAAATGAAATCAATCGGCCAATGGAAGAGACCATTACTTTTACAAAATATGTTGGAGGATCACCTGCAAACATTGCGATTGGTATGTCTAGATTAGGAAAAAAGACCGGTTTCATTGGTCGTGTCGCAGATGATCAAATGGGAAGTTTCATCCTCAATTATTTAAATAAAAATCAAATCGATACTTCAAATGTTTTAATTGATCAATCGGGTTCAAAAACTGGATTAGCTTTTACTGAAATTAAAAGTCCAGTAGATTGCAGTATCTTAATGTACAGAGACAATGTAGCCGATTTAAAACTTGAACCAAGAGATATAAAAGAGGACTATATCAAAAGTGCAAAATCTTTGTTGATTTCAGGGACGGCTTTAGCTAAGAGCCCTTCGAGAGAAGCTGTTTTCTTAGCAGTTGAGTATGCAAGAAAACATGATGTTTGTGTATTTTTTGATATTGATTATCGACCATACACTTGGAATTCGGTTGAAGAGACTGCGATTTATTATAATTTAATTGCTCAAAAATGCGATGTCATTATTGGAACGCGAGAAGAATTCGATATGATGGAATGTTTTGACCATAATCCTAATCACGATGATGAAATGACTGCAGAAAAATGGTTTAGCTATTATGCAAAAATTGTTGTGATTAAACATGGAAAAGATGGCTCGATTGCTTACACTTCAATTGGAGAAAAGGTTAAAGGGAGAACCTTTCCTGCAAAGGTAATAAAGACATTTGGGGCAGGTGACTCATATGCTGCTGGCTTCATCTATGGTTTAATGGAGGACTGGTCTCTCTTTGAATCGATGGACTTTGGAGCAGCTGCAGCTTCAATCGTCATTTCAAGTCATAGTTGTTCAGATGCAATGCCTACAGTAAATCAAATTAAGAAATACATTCAAAAATGTCAGAATGGTGAGATCATAACAACCTAAAATTACAGGTGATGAAGGGAGCTATTAAAATGAATACAGTAACAAGTGTAAAAACAATTAAAAACTTTATTAGTGGACAATGGAAAGATTCAAAATCGACATCAAGTGAACCAGTTTATAATCCTGCAACAAATGAAATAATCGCAAATGTGCCACTATCAACTCGTGCTGAACTTGATCATGCAGTAGAAGTTGCCAAAGAGGCTTTTCAAACATGGGGGAAAACACCAGTTCCTAAAAGAGCACGTATTTTATTCAAGTACCAGCAATTATTAGTTGATAATTGGGATGAATTGGCTCGTTTGATAACGTTAGAAAACGGAAAAAGCTTTGGAGAAGCACACGGAGAAGTACAACGAGGAATTGAATGTGTCGAATTTGCAGCAGGTGCACCAAGTTTAATGATGGGGAAACAATTACCTGATATTGCAACGAATATTGAATCAGGAATGTATAGATATCCCATTGGTGTAATTGGTGGAATCACACCTTTCAATTTCCCGATGATGGTACCGTGTTGGATGTTTCCTTTAGCGATTGCTTGTGGAAATACATTCATATTAAAACCTTCTGAACGTACGCCATTGCTTGCAAATCGTCTTGCAGAATTATTTAAAGAGGCTGGATTACCAGATGGAGTTTTAAATATTGTTCATGGAGCACATGACGTTGTAAACGGACTACTAGAACACCTAGATGTAAAAGCTATTTCATTTGTAGGATCTCAACCGGTTGCTGAATATGTATATAAAACAGCGGCATCAATTGGTAAAAGAGTCCAAGCTTTAGCTGGTGCTAAAAACCATTCGATTGTAATGGAGGATGCTAATTTAGATTTAGCTGTAAAAGAAATTACTAGTGCAGCGTTTGGCTCAGCAGGGGAAAGATGTATGGCAGCATCAGTAGTTGTTGCAGTAGGTGATGTAATCGATCCATTAATTGAGAGATTACATAATGCAGCGAATGAATTAAAAATTGGCAATGGAATGGATGATGGGGTATTCCTCGGTCCCGTTATTCGAGAAGGACATAAAGCTAGAACAATTCAATATATCGAAACTGGTGAAAATGAAGGAGCTCACCTAGTTAGAGATGGAAGAAAAGATGCAGTTACTACAAAAGAAGGATATTTTATTGGCCCAACAATATTTGATCGTGTAACAACTGATATGAAGATTTGGAAAGAAGAAATTTTCGCACCAGTACTTTCAATTGTTAGAGTAAATTCATTAGAAGAAGCAATCGAATTAACGAACAAATCCGAATTCGCAAATGGTGCATGTCTATTTACACAAAATGGAAGCCATGTTCGAAAGTTCCGAGAAACAATTGATGCTGGTATGTTAGGTGTCAATTTAGGAGTACCAGCTCCAATGGCATTCTTCCCATTTTCAGGATATAAAAACTCGTTTTATGGGGATTTACACGCTAATGGATCAGATGGCGTTGAATTTTATACTAGAAAGAAAATGCTGACTGCTCGTTGGTAGACTGACTGCATTCTATCCAATTTTTAAATGAAAAGCCCCCTTTGTATGAAAAGTGTTACTAGGGGGCATTTTAAGTTTATTTCCAAAATATTAACTTTGGATATTTAAAATTATCTGTAAAGTAGTATTGATATAGAAGTTTTTACATTAGGAATAGGTAGAATTTGATTGTAATTATAGAGACTTTTGGATTTCAGCTAATCGATTTTCAATTTCTTTTAAAGCTTCATTATATTTCTCTTTTCCTGCTATTTTTTTAATTATTTTTTTGTTGCTTTTAGAAACAATAAAATTATCAATTTCTATAACTTTATCTGCATTTATAATATTACCATTGTCATCTATTGAAATAGATACACGATAGTCAGAGTCATTTTTAAAACCAGGATTGAGATTTAAAGGAATAAAAGACGAGGCTACACCATTTTCCTGTTTAACATATATAATATAATAATTGTTTTTGTCGGGAAATGGACTTGTATTTCCAGTACTATTTGGTTGAGTAACTAGGTTATTTATCGGTTCGCTTGCTTCTTCTTTATTATTCAAAGATATGTAATTTCCATAAATTCCAAAAGAAAAAATTAGAAAAAAAATTAAAAAGCTGACTGTTACGTTAGATTTATTCAAGATTTTAAACCTCTCTTTTATTGTTACTTTGCTATAAAAACCTGTTTGACAGTTTGATATTCTTTTATAATTAAAATAATACTTATAAGTAAAATATCAAACAATGCAAGCCCAAACGTTATTTTTAATAGTAGATTACTACTACTTATAAAAAAGGAAACCATAAATGTTAAATTCCAAAATACTAATATTACTAGATAAACTAGACTATGTTTTTCGAAAAACATATATCCAAAAATCCATTGTAGTGCTAGTAATTGTTTGTTCATTTCTAAATAATACATTGAGGAAAAGAATATTAAGACAGTTGCCAAAAGTAGATATAGGGTGCAATAAATTGTAGATAATTGAAGTGACTTTCTGTCATTTTCAATCTTTAACTCCACACTGGAATAAGCAATAGAATTAGGTTGCCAAATATCATGTAATTCATATTTCTTTAATGTGTTTTGTGTCATTTCGAAAGGGGCATTACATCCACTATTTTTAGTATAGAAACCATACCCCATAGAAATATGATTAGCAAGAATTCGTGGATCAAACTGGTCATTAACCAAAATTGTGATTGGATCTGTAATTTGATGTGCATTCTTCACTGCCATATTTGTTGAATATGTAAAGTAAGTTTGTTTATTTTTAACATAAATTATATTTACATTAACTGGCTTAAGGTCTTTTAAATTGTAAATTCCTATGTAGTCTTTTCCAATCGTTCTTTTAATACTATTTTCATAC
This genomic interval from Gottfriedia acidiceleris contains the following:
- the iolB gene encoding 5-deoxy-glucuronate isomerase; translated protein: MSKLIVHSLSEPKADGNVIKITPESANWEYVGFEAYVLKKGQSLKKQTFNQEVCIVLLSGKANVYTKQEIWENIGKRMNIFEKIPPYSVYISLNDFYHIEAITELEIAVCSAPSNGTYPSRLISPEDVGVEIRGAGNIQRQVHNILPENEPADSLLVVEVFTPEGNSSSYPPHKHDQNNLPHESILEETYYHRVNPNQGIAIQRVYTDDLSLNETMTVRNGDAVLVPKGYHPVSALPGYELYYLNVMAGPNRTWKFQNDPNHEWILNHKLALKS
- a CDS encoding CoA-acylating methylmalonate-semialdehyde dehydrogenase, yielding MNTVTSVKTIKNFISGQWKDSKSTSSEPVYNPATNEIIANVPLSTRAELDHAVEVAKEAFQTWGKTPVPKRARILFKYQQLLVDNWDELARLITLENGKSFGEAHGEVQRGIECVEFAAGAPSLMMGKQLPDIATNIESGMYRYPIGVIGGITPFNFPMMVPCWMFPLAIACGNTFILKPSERTPLLANRLAELFKEAGLPDGVLNIVHGAHDVVNGLLEHLDVKAISFVGSQPVAEYVYKTAASIGKRVQALAGAKNHSIVMEDANLDLAVKEITSAAFGSAGERCMAASVVVAVGDVIDPLIERLHNAANELKIGNGMDDGVFLGPVIREGHKARTIQYIETGENEGAHLVRDGRKDAVTTKEGYFIGPTIFDRVTTDMKIWKEEIFAPVLSIVRVNSLEEAIELTNKSEFANGACLFTQNGSHVRKFRETIDAGMLGVNLGVPAPMAFFPFSGYKNSFYGDLHANGSDGVEFYTRKKMLTARW
- the iolD gene encoding 3D-(3,5/4)-trihydroxycyclohexane-1,2-dione acylhydrolase (decyclizing); this encodes MESIRLTMAQALLRFLDNQYIELDGVEHKFVKGIMGIFGHGNVTGIGEALEYGPEELLFIQGKNEQGMVHAATAYAKQKNRLEIFACTTSIGPGALNMVTAAATATVNRIPVLLLPGDNFACRQPDPVLQQIENTSDYTISATDAFKPVSKYWDRIVRPEQLMTAAINAMRVLTDPVETGAVTLALPQDVQSEAYDYPMQFFQKRVHHIDRRPAVKSVRERALQLILRKKKPLIIAGGGVHYSFATEELVKFAEAFQIPVSETQAGKSSIPWDHPLNVGAIGVTGSLAANKLAKQADLIIAVGTRLGDFATGSKIAFQNSEVEFLGINTSSFDAMKLDATFIVADAKEALSSLHEALLNNEYRSSYQQNEIRLLKAEWDREVDRLYSVEMKEGLSQTRVMGEINHLINDEDIIVCAAGSLPGDLHRLWRSKKPKTYHMEYGFSCMGYEVSGAFGAKMAEPNREVYAFVGDGSYLMLHSELVTSLQEDYKITILLFDNHGFQCIHNLQKGHGSEGFGNEFKYRSNEKRRLSGEYMNFDFASHARSLGANAYTVTTIDDLRKALEKAKQETTSTLIEIKVLPGTNTDGYESWWRVGVSEVSNSSKVVKAHQEMKTNIQLTKPY
- the iolC gene encoding 5-dehydro-2-deoxygluconokinase — its product is MNHLTFRNQSPIDFIALGRLCIDLNANEINRPMEETITFTKYVGGSPANIAIGMSRLGKKTGFIGRVADDQMGSFILNYLNKNQIDTSNVLIDQSGSKTGLAFTEIKSPVDCSILMYRDNVADLKLEPRDIKEDYIKSAKSLLISGTALAKSPSREAVFLAVEYARKHDVCVFFDIDYRPYTWNSVEETAIYYNLIAQKCDVIIGTREEFDMMECFDHNPNHDDEMTAEKWFSYYAKIVVIKHGKDGSIAYTSIGEKVKGRTFPAKVIKTFGAGDSYAAGFIYGLMEDWSLFESMDFGAAAASIVISSHSCSDAMPTVNQIKKYIQKCQNGEIITT